A stretch of DNA from Endozoicomonas sp. 8E:
AGCTCAGTGAAATATATATTAAGTATCCAGAGATACCTGACAAAAAATTACGAAGGACAGCACTGTCGTGCTGCCCATCAATTGGGTGATAGATGGAATTAAGTACCGGGTCAGTCAGGCGAAACCAAGGGGTCAGGTACTTAATATTCTGGCTGAAGATCCTTGTCCAAAACCCTGAGCAGACCGGTTAGCGATCGTATCTCGTAATCAGGTCTGCGATCGCCATTGAACGCCTTGTCAGCAGGATTAAACCAGACGGTTCCAATTCCCAGTGCTCCGGCACCAGCGACATCGGCTTTCAGGCAATCCCCCACATGAAGGGTCTCATCGGGAGTCACACCGGCACGTTCCATGGCTTTCAGGAACAGAGTCGGCTCTGGTTTCAGACTGTTGTAATCCTCTGCCTTGAGAGCAAAATCGAAAAACTCACTGACCGATAATTTCTCAACATCGACATTGCCATTAGTAACCGCAGCCAGTGTATAGTCTGCTGACAGATGAGAGAGGACCGGCTGAACTTCGGGAAAACACTTCACATCATGACGCCACTCCATAAACTCCCGCATCAAGTCACCGGCAATTTCTTCCGCTCTTGATTCCGGGCAATCGCAGTCTTGCAGAATCTTCTGCAGAGAAAACCGGCGCAGTTCCGTAATCTGATATTTGAGCTGCGGATGATCCTCCAGGAGTTTGACCCGATACTCAAACACTTGTTTGGGGTTCATTCTTTCGTGGGTTTCTGGCCAGTATTCACAGAGTTTTTTCCAGGCTTTCTGTTCTGCCCGAATCAGCACCGGCATATTTTCCCAGAGTGTGTCATCCAGATCGAAAGTGATCAGCTTTATCATTATTTTTTCCTTTTGGGTTCTTTTATTGCTGAAGGCTCCTGATCTTCGGTAACTCTCTCTTCCCTATCAGACGGTTCATTAACAGAGGACGCCTTACTGATTCTCTGTGCTCTCGGATGAGCCTTATCATATACGTCGGCCAGATGTTGAAAATCAAGATGGGTATATATCTGGGTAGTAGCGATATCACTGTGCCCCAACAGCTCCTGAACCGCCCTGAGATCGCCACTGGACTCCAGCAGATGACTGGCAAAAGAGTGTCTCAGCAAGTGAGGATGCATACGCCCAGAGAGCCCCCTGTCTCTGGAAAGCTGACTCACACGGTTTTGCACCTGACGGGCACTGATACGATTACCCCGCTTTGAGAGAAACAGAGCCTGTACATTTTTTTCCGGAAAAATAACTCTGACGGACAACCATTTTTTTATAGCTTCACGCGCCTTTCGACCCACCGGCAGCCAGCGTTCTTTTTTGCCCTTGCCCAGCACGATCACCTGCCTGTAATCGTCCCGGAAACTATTGAGATTCAACCCAACCAGTTCCGAGAGGCGCAGCCCCGAAGAATAGAACAGTTCGAGGATAGCCAGATCCCTGATCACTAGTGGGTCATCATCCTCCTGATCAAGCAGCCTGGAGAGTTGATCGGCATCCATGGTGACAGGTAACTTTCTGCCCACCTTGGGTGCAGTGACTCTCTGGGCAGGGTTATCTGCAACCTTTCCCTGCCGGTTAAGGTAACGATAAAAACTGCGAACGGATGAAAGCAGGCGATGCAGACTCTTCTGCCCAAGGCCCTGGCCATGCAACTCTGCCAGCCATGTCCGGAGCTGACGTTCTTCAAGCTTTTGCCACTGAGTGATTCCAAGCACTTCGGCCTGTTTCAGTAATTTACCCAGATCGCTCTGATACGCCGAGCAGGTATGAACAGAGCTATTTTTTTCAAACTTCAGATAATCGAGAAAAGCATCAATATCCTGTTGCAGGAAACCCATGACAGACCCTTTGGTAAGCACATCTGTTCATCATTCACCAAGGCCTCTATCCATGCAATATCGATAACGATGGTTCTTTTGCATTTTTGCGGGAAATATAGCTCGCGACCAGCCTCCTGTTACCCGCAGGGAACCAAAACCAGATACAAGTGTCAAATGTAAAAAAAGTGAGGTTTTCATATGAATGCTACCGAAGGTGTTAGATGTGCAATATGCCACGATTCAGTAGAATGCAGTCCCTTCAAACTAACATGCGGACATGCTTTTGGTAAATCGTGCATGCGGGTATGGATGGAAAATTCTGGCCAAAAGAACTGCGCGATGTGTAGAAAAGAATTAACTCATGACGAAATAACACAGATAAACGATCTCCCGTTATATGATCGAACTGTAAATATTTTGAAAAAAGCTACCCCAATCTTTACCAAAACTGCTTCGTTTTATCTCAGGCTTTGCAGCATTTACGTTGTTGTTTCCGCAATTAAGTTAAAGTCTTTGGAAGCTTTCTCAGTTTCATATATTACCAGTATTGTGAATCCTGCCGTGTCTATTCCAACAGGTGTTATCGGGGCTCTCGGGGCTGCTGCTGGTGTCCCCAGAATTTATTCAACTGCTGCTGGGGCTGCATTCGGGGCTAGTGTCATGGCTGTGTCTAATAATCCTTTCTTAAAAACTTTCTCTTATCGGGTTGCAGTGGGGGTCATTTCGGGAGCTTCATTAGCTTATACATCATATAGCAGTAGGAGGTGAGTTTCACTTTCATCCGCTTCGACCTTGCAGTGACTCGTGATTAAGGCAATGAACCGTACAATTATCCTGATTCGAGCGAGTGAGTGCGTTTAAGGCTCTGCAACTCACGGAAAGTACCCCATCTGGCAATTCTGAAGTTCTTGTCTATTCTCTGTCTGTTCTATCAATATCAAGACCAGTCAAAAGTGTTCCTTTGTTTTTCCAGAGCAGAAAGTCGGCACAGATTTTTCCGGCGTTTTCCATCAGACAAGCAGGGCTGGGTTGGTATTATTAACACCCGTTGTTTAGAAAGATTTGAATGCATTTTTACCGTTTCTTCCTGGCATTTGTTCTTTTACTACTGGCTCTGGCGGTCTTGCCGTTATGTTATTCCTCAACCATTATTGACCGAAATAATCACGATGGACACAGGGTTCGGATTGAAATCAATGATGGTACAGATCCGCAGCAGGCGAGTCAGTGGCAAGTCAGTTTGCTGCTTCCGGAAGGCTTCAATAACCGTAAAAGCAGCCTTTGTTTTAAGGCGCCTGTGGTGTCAGCAGATTCGAACAGTATCGTACTGTTGACCATGAACACCCCGGGTAACTATTGCTACCAGCTGGTAATAGTGACAGAGATGCAAAAAACCGTCTTTCAGGATGTCTCCAAACGTGCCTCTGAAAGCGGCACACTGGTTCGTTTAAAATCCACGACGGCAGACAGACCAGAGATTATCTCTGTAAACAGTGATCAACCGCTGAACGTCAAACCCCAGGATACCCCACTGACCTTTCTGGTCTATTCCGACAACATGACTGACAGCGGGCTGGAAGCCGGTCAAAACCGAAATAGCACACTGGCAATGACAGGAGAATGGCTCGCTGGCAACGCAGATTTTTCCGGTGGCGGTAATGGAGGCTTCTTCTACTCACCTCCTCCACCATGGGGAGGAGGTGGGAGAGCATCGGGATTATTCGAAATGGACCTGATTATCCTGAGACCCGTCATCAACTGGCTGATGTCTATGGGCAAGGATTCCAGCTCACCTGAGGAACAGCCATCCCCGACGCGTCTGAAAATAACACGCGTCAATGGCGATGGCTCCTCCAGTGAAGCCGTTATACCCCTTGGCTGGCTTGACTTCCTGAGCACTGATCAACTGACCGATGTTAATTTCTGGAACACTCTCTTCCAACGTGCCGCCATTTCTTGCCCGGCGAGCGAGAGTCTTCACTGGCAGCTTAGCTGTTTGAAGCGATTTTTTGAGCACACTGCCTTGAAGACAGATCATGCTGGTGGCTTAAAGGCAGGTAACCAAGGTGGAGAACCCTCGGGTAAGTTACCAGATGAAGCATCAAAGGAAGAAAGTAACGACCACCAAAAAGAAAAAAAAGGTGAGCCTGAAGATCAGGGCAGCGGTCCACCGGGAGAAGGCAATTCTGATAATGGCGATGGTAATAACAGAAAAGACGACAATGGAAAAGAAAGTGAAAAAAACACCAAGACTCAAGACCTTCAGGTCATTGCCAACCAACTTGTAGCCCTCATTGAAAGCGACAATCCCGATGCCGTTTTTATGCTGAGACAAATACTGGATGAGCTGGACATGCCTCAGCGTTTGCAGGTTCTGGAAACAAAAGGCACAAACACCCAAGGCAATACTGTCACGCCTCTTGAGGCGATATTGAAACTACAGCGTTCTTTCTATGAGAACTCAACGCGCAACCGGTTTATTGAGCAGCTGATAGAAGCTACGAGCGACCAATCAAGGACCCTGGATAATCTTAACATTCCGTCTGAACGCCAACCAATGATTCCACCGGACCGGTCAATGCCCGAAGCTGGCGACAATAACCTGATGATTTTGTATAAGATTGTTCAGGACATCATCAACAGGTTCAATCAATCTGACCCGCAGCCATCAATAGGACACTTTGAAAAATCTTGCTTTACTGAGTACCTCGTTCAATTACTCCTGCTCTATTCAAACCCACTCGAATCCATTCGTGAGCTGTTAGGGAAAATATCAGATTCAGTCATCAGACATGATATTATGATTTCTGCACAATCATTGACATTCTCCACTCCTTTTCGCGCTATCCTTATACAACTTGATCAGCACCCATCGTTCCATGAATTAGAACGCCTCTCAAATGAACTGATAAAAACCCGAAAGCGATTGTGCGAACATTACTACAGGCTCTGCCATGTGAATTTTAAGTGCTGTGGATTGTATTTCCCCTGCCACAGATGTCATAACGAGAGCGATAAATGCAAAGTGACAGATTGCAGAGCTGTTGATGCATCATGGCTTCTATGTTCTATCTGTGGATATGAAGGGACGGTTACGGAGAATTCCCAGACATGTCCAAAATGTAACGAGCAAATGTCGCAATATTTCTGTGCAATATGCAAACACTTCACCGATACGGAAAAAAAACCGTACCACTGCGATAAATGCGGCCTTTGCCGAGTAGAAAAGGATACAACCTATCACTGTGATGTTTGCAATACCTGTCTGGATATAAGGTTACAAGACGTTCACAAATGCCGCGAAAACGCAGGCCACGACGACTGCGGCATCTGCATGGAAGGTGTCTTCCCCGGTGGCAGAGTACTCCCCTGCTTCCACATAGTTCACCATGAGTGCGCCATTGCAATGATTCAAAACGGGATAAGAACCTGCCCTGTTTGCAGATACCCTCTATACAGTCCGTTGGATGAAAACAATAATTAACCGTCTGACCGGATTTAATAATCACCGTCGTGATCGCTCCATGTTGATAAGTACTCAGCCATACGGAATCGAATATTTCTGGCTTATTGGGCAGGTGCTCTGCAAGGCGCAACGACGGGAACATAGCAAGCTATGTGACCAGAGTTGCAACGCAGCACGACTGCATGGATGCAGGAGCTAGAGCAACGCAGGAGCAGTTGCCGCGAGTGCCTGAACAATAAGTCAGAAAATATGATTTCGTATGGTTGAGTACTTAGTACAGGAAGAGGGGCGATGGTGCAGTTTTTAGCGCTGAAGAGGTTGCTGCTGCCAAAGGTCTTGTGGCACATGGCAAGTAACCCATTTAGCAATTCAGAAATTCTTGTCTATTCTCTGTTTGTTCTGCGGATAATAAGACCGGTCAATAATGTTCCTTTATTTTCCCAGTGCAGAAAGTCAGCACAGATTGTCCTGACTTTTTCTATCAGACCAGGAGGGTTGGCGTTGGTGTTGTTAACAAAAGTTATTTAGAAAGACTTGAATGCTTTTTTACCGTTTTTTCATAGCATTTGCACTTTTCCAAATGGTTATGATGACTGTGCAGTTGTGTCATTCCGCAACCATCATTGAACGACACTATCCCGATGGGCGCAGGGCTCGGATTGAAATCAATCATGGCACAGATCCCCAGGGTGTGAGTCAGTGGCAAATGAGTTTGCTGCTTCCGGAAGATTTCGATGACCAAAACAGCACCCTCTGCTTTAAGGCGCCTGTAGTGTCAGCAGATAGGAACAGTATCGCACTATTGGTCAAAAACGACTTGGGTAACTATTGCTATCAGCTGGTAATAGTCGCAAAGGAGCAAACATACGTCTCCCTGGATGTCTCAAAAAGTGCCTCAAAAAGTGCCTCTGAAAACAGCACACTTGTGCGCTTAAAATCCACGACGGCAGACAAACCGGAGTTGGCTTCTGTCACCACCAATAATCTCCTTAACGGCAAATCCCATGCTACCCCACTGACCTTTCTGGTCTATTCCGACAACATGACTGACAGCGGGCTGGAAGCCGGTCAAAACCGAAATAGCACACTGGCAATGACAGGAGAAAGGCTCGCTGGCAACGCAGATTTTTCCGGTGGCGGTAATGGAGGCTTCTTCTACTCACCACCTCCACCATGGGGAGGAGGTGGGAGAGCATCGGGATTATTCGAAATAGATCTGATTATCCTGAGACCCGTCATCAACTGGCTGATGTCTATGGGCAAGGATTCCAGCTCACCTGAGGAACAGCCATCCCCGACGCGTCTGAAAATAACACGCGTCAATGGCGATGGCTCCTCCAGTGAAGCCGTTATACCCCTTGGCTGGCTTGACTTCCTGAGCACTGATCAACTGACCGATGTTAATTTCTGGAACACTCTCTTCCAACGTGCCGCCATTTCTTGCCCGGCGAGCGAGAGTCTTCACTGGCAGCTTGGCTGTTTGAAGCGATTTTTTGAGCACACTGCCTTGAAGACAGATCATGCTGGTGGCTTAAAGGCGGTTAATGAAGGTGGAGAACCCTCGGGTAAGTTACCAGATGAAGCATCAAAGGAAGAAAGTAACGACCACCAAAAAGAAAAAAAAGGTGAGCCTGAAGATCAGGGCAGCGGTCCACCGGGAGAAGGCAATTCTGATAATGGCGATGGTAATAACAGAAAAGACGACAATGGAAAAGAAAGTGAAAAAAACACCAAGACTCAAGACCTTCAGGTCATTGCCAACCAACTTGTAGCCCTCATTGAAAGCGACAATCCCGATGCCGTTTTTATGCTGAGACAAATACTGGATGGGCTGGACATGCCTCAGCGTTTGCAGGTGCTGGAAACAAAAGGCACAAACACCCAAGGCAATACTGTCACGCCTCTTGAGGCGATATTGAAACTACAGCGTTCTTTCTATGAGAACTCAACGCGCAACCGGTTTATTGAGCAGCTGATAGAAGCTACGAGCGACCAATCAAGGACCCTGGATAATCTTAACTTTCCGTCTGAACGCCAACCAATGATTCCACCGGACCGGTCAATGCCCCAAGCTGGCGACAATAACCTGATGATTTTGTATAAGATTGTTCAGGACATCATCAACAGGTTCAATCAATCTGACCCGCAGCCATCAATAGGACACTTTGAAAAATCTTGCTTTACTGAGTACCTCGTTCAATTACTCCTGCTCTATTCAAACCCACTCGAATCCATTCGTGAGCTGTTAGGGAAAATATCAGATTCAGTCATCAGACATGATATTATGATTTCTACACAATCATTGACATTCTCCACTCCTTTTCGCGCTATCCTTATACAACTTGATCAGCACCCATCGTTCCATGAATTAGAACGCCTCTCAAATGAACTGATAAGACAGGCGCTTACTTCCCTCTTACTGCAAGAGCCCTCAGTACTGGTGCCTTTAACAGAACCTGTAATCAGCAACAGTGATAATACCTCCAGCGATACAACTACCAGCAATGCCAATAGATTCACGGATTCCATCCAGCAAGTTGATAACTACCAAAATGCCTCTGGCTCTACCGGCAGTTTCTCTAATCCACCCACCGAAAGATACTTAACGCAGGAAGCAAGGCCAAAGCAGCCTGCCCTTGCCGGCCAGCTAAATGACGCTTCCGGTATTGCCCGGATGACGGATAGACACGGACTAACTTTAGCTCCCTCAGCGGTGACTCCGGGAAATGCATCTAATGCAGGCGGCAGCCCGGCGATGCAAACTAATGGCACAAAGTGTTCTGCTTATTACCAGCTATGCAGCTCCCATAATCAGGAGGCAACCCCGTCGGGTACAGAATTAACGACAGCGGTTCAAAAAAACCGAAAGCGATTGTGCGAACATTACAACAGGCTCTGCCATGTAAATTTTAAGTGCTGTGGATTGTATTTCCCCTGCCACAAATGTCATAACGAGAGCGATAAATGCAAAGTGACAGATTGCAAAGCTGTTGATGCAACACGGCTTCAATGTTCTATGTGTGGCTATGAAGGGACGGTTACGGAGAATTCCCAGACATGTCCAAAATGTAACGAGCAAATGTCGCAATATTTCTGTGCAATATGCAAACACTTCACCGATACGGAAAAAAAACCGCACCACTGCGATAAATGCGGCCTTTGCCGAGTAGAAAAGGATGGAAGCTATCACTGTGATGTTTGCAATACCTGTCTGAATATAAGGTTACAAGACGTTCACAAATGCCGGGAAAACGCAGGCCACGATGACTGCGGCATCTGCCTGGAAGATGTCTTCCGCGGTGGCAGAGTACTCCCCTGCTCCCACATAGTTCATCGTGAGTGCGCCATTGCAATAATTCAAAACGAGATAAGAACCTGCCCTGTTTGCAGATACCCTATATACACTCAGTTGTATGAAAACAATAATTAACCGTCTGACCGGATTTAATAATCACCGTCTTGATCGCTTCATGTTTACAGTACAGGAAAAGGGGTTAAAAACAGTTCGCAACAATCTATTATAATCTAAAACTATCTTATAAAATCTCATGCATAGATAAGAGATTAGTAAAGATAGGTGAGGCAGCTCGTCTACTTGGTACAGACCCAGTAACACTACGAAAATCGGAAAGCACAGGTGAGCTGCTTCCTGCCAGAAAGACCAAAGTTGGAACTTGTTACTACGACGTGTCTGAATTCATAGGCTACAGTAACGAAGCTGCGCCTACGCTTTGCTATTGCAGAGTATCCGGTCACGACCAAAAGCCAGACTTAGACAGGCAGCAAGAGTTACTGGAAGCCTGCTGTTCTGCAAAAGGTTGGCGAACTCAGGTTATACGAAAAAATGCTTGAGACTTTGCGAGATGTTGTTAGCTCACAAGATTGAACTCAGACCGACAAAACAACAAGCCGATTATCTTGATAGGGCTTGTGGTTCTCGTCGTCATGCGTTCAATCAACTGTTAGCCCATTTCAATCAAGAAGGCGTTAAATGGTCAAAGAAGGCTGCGAATGAAAAATACCAAGAACTCAGGCTTGAGTTTCCCTGGTATGCCGAAGTCAGCCAACGTGTCACCAGGAACACAATCGACGATCTTCATGACGCCTTTACTCACTTCTTTCGTCGGGTGAAGAAAGGAGAAAAAGCAGGTTATCCAAGATTCAAGAAGCGAGGACTACACGACAGTTTTTCTCTCAGAGAAAAACCCAAGTTCGATGTTGATGACAGAACACTTCGCATTGAGAAACTGAAAACCCGCATCAAGATGCGCCAAGAGCTGAGATTCACAGGAACACCCTGTCAGGTGACAATCAGTAAGCGCGCCGGAAAGTATTTCGCTTCTATTTTGGTAGACACTCAGGATTACGACCCAAAAGCACAAAGCAATGAGTCTGTAGGCGTTGATTTTGGCATCAAGGATTTAGCTATTTGTTCGAATGGCAAAACCTTTGCTGCTAATCAGAAACTGAAAGGCTCTCTGAAACGCCTTAACAGGAAACAGAGGGCGTTAAGCCGCAAAACAAAGGGAAGCAACCGCTATGTGAAAGCCAAGCGAGCGGTTGCCAAACTACATTACCGGATAAGTAACCAGCGATCAGCCGTACTACATGAGGTAAGTGATTATCTGACGTCAAGATTCAAAATAATCACCCTCGAAAATCTGAATGTCAAAGGCATGGTAAAAAACCGCAAACTGGCAAGAGCAATCAGTGGCGCAGGTTTCGGTAAGCTGAGAGAACTTGTTGAATACAAGGCAGAGCTGAGAGGATGCCAGGTTGTGATTGCAGATCGGTTCTTTCCCAGCTCGAAGAAGTGTGCGGTTCATACTTGCGACTACGTAAATGACAATCTTACTCTGTCTGATCGTGAGTGGCGGTGTCCAAAATGTAAAACTCTGCATGATAGGGATTACAGTGCGAGTTTTAACCTTGATAATTATGGTCGAGACACGTTACAGCTCGACGGGGTCGCCCAGACCCTAAACCCTACGCAAGAGTGGAGTTAGACACGATTCGTCGTGCATCCATGCCGACGGCGTAGACAAGTCTACATAATTACAGATTATGTTAGATTTTTAGTAGCGGCTATGTTGCGGTTTTTAGCGCTGAAAAGGTTGCTGCTGCCAAAGGTTTTGTGGCACATGGCAAGTAACCCATTTAGCAATTCAGAAATTCTTGTCTATTCTCTGTTTGTTCTGCGAATAATAAGACCGGTCAATAATGTTCCTTTATTTTCCCAGTGCAGAAAGTCAGCACAGATTGTCCTGACTTTTTCTATCAGACCAGGAGGGTTGGCGTTGGTGTTGTTAACAAAAGTTATTTAGAAAGATTTGAATGCTTTTTTACCGTTTTTTCATAGCATTTGCACTTTTCCAAATGGTTATGATGACTGTGCAGTTGTGTCATTCCGCAACCATCATTGAACGACACTATCCCGATGGGCGCAGGGCTCGGATTGAAATCAATCATGGCACAGATCCTCAGGGTGTGAGTCAGTGGCAAATAAGTTTGCTGCTTCCGGAAGGTTTCGATGACCAAAACAGCACCCTTTGCTTTAAGGCGCCTGTGGTGTCAGCAGATTGGAACAGTATCGCACTATTGGTCAAAAACGACTTGGGTAATTATTGCTATCAGCTGGTAATAGTCGCAAAGGAGCAAACATACGTCTTCCAGGATGTCTCAAAAAGTGCCTCTGAAAACAGCACACTTGTGCGCTTAAAATCCACGACGGCAGACAAACCGGAGTTGGCTTCTGTCACCACCAATAAACTCCTTAACGGCAAATCCCATGCTACCCCACTGACCTTTCTGGTCCATTCCGACAACATGACTAACAGCGGGCTGGAGGCCGGTCAAAACCGAAATAGCACACTGGCAATGACAGGAGAAAGGCTCGCTGGCAACGCAGATTTTTCCGGTGGCGGTAATGGAGGCTTCTTCTACTCACCTCCTCCACCATGGGGAGGAGGTGGAAGAGCATCGGGATTATTCGAAATAGACCTGATTATCCTGAGACCCGTCATCAACTGGCTGATGTCAATGGGCAAGGATTCCAGCTCACCTGAGGAACAGCCATCCCCGACGCGTCTGAAAATAACACGCGTCAATGGCGATGGCTCCTCCAGTGAAGCCGTTATACCCCTTGGCTGGCTTGACTTCCTGAGCACTGATCAACTGACCGATGTTAATTTCTGGAACACTCTCTTCCAACGTGCCGCCATTTCTTGCCCGGCGAGCGAGAGTCTTCACTGGCAGCTTGGCTGTTTGAAGCAATTTTTTGAGCACACTGTCTTGAAGACAGATCATGCTGGTGCCTTAAAGGCGGGTAATGAAGGTGGAGAACCCTCGGGTAAGTTACCAGATGAAGCATCAAAGGAAGAAAGTAACGACCACCAAAAAGAAAAAAAAGGTGAGCCTGAAGATCAGGGCAGCGGTTCACCGGGAGAAGGCAATTATGGCAATGGCGATGGTAATAACAGAAAAGACGACAATGGAAAAGAAAGTGAAAAAAACACCAGGACTCAAGACCTTCAGGTACTTGCCAAGCAACTCGTAGCCCTCATTGAAAGCGACGATCCCGATGCCGTTTTTAAGCTGAGGCAAATATTGGATGAGCTGGACATGCCTCAGCGTTTGCAGGTGCTGGAAACAAAAGGCACAAACACCGAAGGCAACACTGCCACGCCTCTTGAGGCGATATTGCAACTGCAGCGTTCTTTCTATGAGAACTCAATGCGTAACCGCTTTCTCGAACAGCTGGTAGAAGCTACGA
This window harbors:
- a CDS encoding RING finger and CHY zinc finger domain-containing protein, whose product is MHFYRFFLAFVLLLLALAVLPLCYSSTIIDRNNHDGHRVRIEINDGTDPQQASQWQVSLLLPEGFNNRKSSLCFKAPVVSADSNSIVLLTMNTPGNYCYQLVIVTEMQKTVFQDVSKRASESGTLVRLKSTTADRPEIISVNSDQPLNVKPQDTPLTFLVYSDNMTDSGLEAGQNRNSTLAMTGEWLAGNADFSGGGNGGFFYSPPPPWGGGGRASGLFEMDLIILRPVINWLMSMGKDSSSPEEQPSPTRLKITRVNGDGSSSEAVIPLGWLDFLSTDQLTDVNFWNTLFQRAAISCPASESLHWQLSCLKRFFEHTALKTDHAGGLKAGNQGGEPSGKLPDEASKEESNDHQKEKKGEPEDQGSGPPGEGNSDNGDGNNRKDDNGKESEKNTKTQDLQVIANQLVALIESDNPDAVFMLRQILDELDMPQRLQVLETKGTNTQGNTVTPLEAILKLQRSFYENSTRNRFIEQLIEATSDQSRTLDNLNIPSERQPMIPPDRSMPEAGDNNLMILYKIVQDIINRFNQSDPQPSIGHFEKSCFTEYLVQLLLLYSNPLESIRELLGKISDSVIRHDIMISAQSLTFSTPFRAILIQLDQHPSFHELERLSNELIKTRKRLCEHYYRLCHVNFKCCGLYFPCHRCHNESDKCKVTDCRAVDASWLLCSICGYEGTVTENSQTCPKCNEQMSQYFCAICKHFTDTEKKPYHCDKCGLCRVEKDTTYHCDVCNTCLDIRLQDVHKCRENAGHDDCGICMEGVFPGGRVLPCFHIVHHECAIAMIQNGIRTCPVCRYPLYSPLDENNN
- a CDS encoding HAD-IA family hydrolase, which produces MIKLITFDLDDTLWENMPVLIRAEQKAWKKLCEYWPETHERMNPKQVFEYRVKLLEDHPQLKYQITELRRFSLQKILQDCDCPESRAEEIAGDLMREFMEWRHDVKCFPEVQPVLSHLSADYTLAAVTNGNVDVEKLSVSEFFDFALKAEDYNSLKPEPTLFLKAMERAGVTPDETLHVGDCLKADVAGAGALGIGTVWFNPADKAFNGDRRPDYEIRSLTGLLRVLDKDLQPEY
- the xerC gene encoding tyrosine recombinase XerC → MLTKGSVMGFLQQDIDAFLDYLKFEKNSSVHTCSAYQSDLGKLLKQAEVLGITQWQKLEERQLRTWLAELHGQGLGQKSLHRLLSSVRSFYRYLNRQGKVADNPAQRVTAPKVGRKLPVTMDADQLSRLLDQEDDDPLVIRDLAILELFYSSGLRLSELVGLNLNSFRDDYRQVIVLGKGKKERWLPVGRKAREAIKKWLSVRVIFPEKNVQALFLSKRGNRISARQVQNRVSQLSRDRGLSGRMHPHLLRHSFASHLLESSGDLRAVQELLGHSDIATTQIYTHLDFQHLADVYDKAHPRAQRISKASSVNEPSDREERVTEDQEPSAIKEPKRKK
- a CDS encoding CHY zinc finger protein, whose product is MQLCHSATIIERHYPDGRRARIEINHGTDPQGVSQWQMSLLLPEDFDDQNSTLCFKAPVVSADRNSIALLVKNDLGNYCYQLVIVAKEQTYVSLDVSKSASKSASENSTLVRLKSTTADKPELASVTTNNLLNGKSHATPLTFLVYSDNMTDSGLEAGQNRNSTLAMTGERLAGNADFSGGGNGGFFYSPPPPWGGGGRASGLFEIDLIILRPVINWLMSMGKDSSSPEEQPSPTRLKITRVNGDGSSSEAVIPLGWLDFLSTDQLTDVNFWNTLFQRAAISCPASESLHWQLGCLKRFFEHTALKTDHAGGLKAVNEGGEPSGKLPDEASKEESNDHQKEKKGEPEDQGSGPPGEGNSDNGDGNNRKDDNGKESEKNTKTQDLQVIANQLVALIESDNPDAVFMLRQILDGLDMPQRLQVLETKGTNTQGNTVTPLEAILKLQRSFYENSTRNRFIEQLIEATSDQSRTLDNLNFPSERQPMIPPDRSMPQAGDNNLMILYKIVQDIINRFNQSDPQPSIGHFEKSCFTEYLVQLLLLYSNPLESIRELLGKISDSVIRHDIMISTQSLTFSTPFRAILIQLDQHPSFHELERLSNELIRQALTSLLLQEPSVLVPLTEPVISNSDNTSSDTTTSNANRFTDSIQQVDNYQNASGSTGSFSNPPTERYLTQEARPKQPALAGQLNDASGIARMTDRHGLTLAPSAVTPGNASNAGGSPAMQTNGTKCSAYYQLCSSHNQEATPSGTELTTAVQKNRKRLCEHYNRLCHVNFKCCGLYFPCHKCHNESDKCKVTDCKAVDATRLQCSMCGYEGTVTENSQTCPKCNEQMSQYFCAICKHFTDTEKKPHHCDKCGLCRVEKDGSYHCDVCNTCLNIRLQDVHKCRENAGHDDCGICLEDVFRGGRVLPCSHIVHRECAIAIIQNEIRTCPVCRYPIYTQLYENNN
- a CDS encoding RING finger domain-containing protein, encoding MNATEGVRCAICHDSVECSPFKLTCGHAFGKSCMRVWMENSGQKNCAMCRKELTHDEITQINDLPLYDRTVNILKKATPIFTKTASFYLRLCSIYVVVSAIKLKSLEAFSVSYITSIVNPAVSIPTGVIGALGAAAGVPRIYSTAAGAAFGASVMAVSNNPFLKTFSYRVAVGVISGASLAYTSYSSRR
- a CDS encoding RNA-guided endonuclease TnpB family protein; amino-acid sequence: MLLAHKIELRPTKQQADYLDRACGSRRHAFNQLLAHFNQEGVKWSKKAANEKYQELRLEFPWYAEVSQRVTRNTIDDLHDAFTHFFRRVKKGEKAGYPRFKKRGLHDSFSLREKPKFDVDDRTLRIEKLKTRIKMRQELRFTGTPCQVTISKRAGKYFASILVDTQDYDPKAQSNESVGVDFGIKDLAICSNGKTFAANQKLKGSLKRLNRKQRALSRKTKGSNRYVKAKRAVAKLHYRISNQRSAVLHEVSDYLTSRFKIITLENLNVKGMVKNRKLARAISGAGFGKLRELVEYKAELRGCQVVIADRFFPSSKKCAVHTCDYVNDNLTLSDREWRCPKCKTLHDRDYSASFNLDNYGRDTLQLDGVAQTLNPTQEWS